A part of Puntigrus tetrazona isolate hp1 chromosome 21, ASM1883169v1, whole genome shotgun sequence genomic DNA contains:
- the LOC122326807 gene encoding olfactory receptor 2A14-like yields MDNKTYFAVYTLMEPRGSRSYRHIYFTCFLLLYALILLMNTWLSAIIVLERALHEPMYIFLCNLCVNYLYGAAGFYPKFLHDLILDSYVIPYFMCGLQAFVIYSSAMCECTTLAVMAYDRHSKLTKNTCGILLLFCWTLPFTCMFIGVVLLNRLTVCKNHIDKLYCDNWSMVKLSCEQVDINNLMALIVLLFYFCLTALIIVSYIKLIVACQASLENRRKFWQTCVPHLFSIINCSFTVFFDAMCSRYGSSNVPESVYVVFGLLLLILPPLFNPLVYVLKLKEIRKRSLKSCVNTGK; encoded by the coding sequence ATGGACAACAAAACCTATTTTGCAGTGTACACTCTGATGGAACCAAGAGGCTCCAGATCTTATCGgcacatatattttacatgttttttgcTTCTCTATGCTTTGATACTGTTAATGAACACTTGGCTCAGTGCGATCATTGTTTTAGAGAGAGCCCTTCATGAACCAATGTACATTTTTCTATGCAATTTATGCGTAAACTATCTATATGGTGCAGCAGGATTTTATCCTAAATTCTTGCATGATTTAATTTTGGATTCATATGTGATACCTTATTTTATGTGCGGCCTCCAAGCTTTTGTAATTTACAGTTCAGCTATGTGCGAGTGTACCACACTAGCAGTGATGGCATACGACAGACACTCAAAACTGACCAAAAATACATGCGGCATATTACTCTTATTCTGTTGGACTCTACCATTTACTTGTATGTTCATTGGAGTAGTGCTGCTGAACAGGTTGACAGTGTGCAAAAATCATATCGACAAATTGTACTGTGACAACTGGTCAATGGTAAAGCTCTCGTGTGAACAGGTGGATATTAATAACCTCATGGCAttgatagttttattattttatttctgtcttaCAGCTTTAATTATTGTGTCTTACATAAAGCTAATTGTTGCATGTCAAGCATCTCtagaaaacagaagaaaatttTGGCAGACATGTGttccacatttattttcaataataaattgtagttttactgtgttttttgatGCGATGTGCAGCAGATATGGCTCAAGCAACGTCCCTGAGAGTGTCTATGTTGTTTTTGGCTTGCTGCTGCTAATACTGCCGCCTCTTTTCAATCCTTTAGTATATGTATTAAAACTCAAAGAGATTCGTAAAAGAAGCTTAAAGTCATGTGTAAATACCggtaaataa
- the LOC122326969 gene encoding olfactory receptor 52Z1-like, which produces MKNSSIVSSIILEAFYRMEDFKYLYFVIFLVLYMFVLFANTIVIFVIIINKVLHNPMNYFLCNLAVNGIYGSTALLPPLLGTLLSPSHEVSLACCKAQTYFLHTYAIIEFTILSVMCYDRYVAICYPLQYHAIMTITKVYKLIVFSWGYPLVVFALFFILTLRLTICQNRLARIYCLNFYLVKMSCENTYIESIVGLFFVVVYTFPQLAMTFYSYGHILKICFTATKQSKIKALKTCTPHLFAILNYSVGCFFEILQSRFDTSYLPFETQIFMSLYFLIFPPILNPAIYGMSVKTLRDNIFRLFASKNRMLPLK; this is translated from the coding sequence atgaaaaacTCATCCATTGTGTCATCAATTATATTGGAAGCTTTTTACAGAATGGAGGACTTCAAATACCTATATTTTGTGATCTTTCTCGTGTTATATATGTTTGTACTCTTTGCAAACACCattgtgatttttgtcataattatcAACAAAGTGCTTCATAATCCTATGAATTACTTTTTGTGTAACTTGGCTGTGAATGGCATCTATGGTAGCACAGCTTTGCTTCCCCCCTTGCTGGGTACTTTATTGTCTCCTTCTCATGAGGTATCTTTGGCGTGTTGTAAGGCTCAAACCTACTTCCTGCACACTTATGCTATCATAGAGTTCACCATTCTGTCAGTGATGTGCTACGATCGCTATGTGGCCATCTGCTACCCGCTGCAGTATCACGCTATCATGACCATAACAAAAGTGTATAAACTAATAGTTTTCTCATGGGGGTATCCTTTAGTggtatttgctttgttttttattctgacCCTGCGCTTGACAATCTGTCAAAACCGCCTGGCGAGGATTTACTGCCTCAACTTTTATCTGGTCAAAATGTCTTGTGAGAACACATATATTGAGAGCATAGTGGgactgttttttgttgttgtctacACTTTTCCTCAGTTAGCAATGACCTTCTACTCATACGGacatattcttaaaatatgctttactgcCACTAAACAgtctaaaataaaagcactgaaGACCTGTACTCCACACTTATTCGCGATTCTGAACTATAGTGTGGGAtgtttttttgagattttacaAAGTCGCTTTGACACAAGTTATCTTCCCTTTGAAACGCAAATATTTATGTCACTTTATTTCTTGATATTTCCTCCTATTCTGAATCCAGCAATCTATGGGATGAGTGTTAAAACATTAAGAGacaatatttttagattgtTTGCATCTAAAAATAGAATGTTGCCTTTAAAGTAA